One part of the Marinobacter sp. M3C genome encodes these proteins:
- the gspK gene encoding type II secretion system minor pseudopilin GspK: MALIMVLLAMALVVILATGMTRQQSLRVFKAGHYLAQQQGLSVALGAEAFARQILIKDHDEDKEAGTPIDSLDEFWAANSVVLPLDDDGVAEIQLDDLGGRLNLNDLIGADNEPDPVSRERLDRLLQNLQITGLKADVFIDWEDANDQTISAFGAEDGQYLLAQPGYRAGNQKFASVTELRLLEGMTEEAYQTLRPFVAALPVSGLGINVNTASAEVLRTLHADLSAAQVNAVIDLRKEQRFENIKDFLALPQFSGLGLRPEGLTLQTRFFEVVARITYDKRVVHMVSTVYRDPEGKVSTLHRDTGQKNRITKAPFTILEG, from the coding sequence GTGGCATTAATCATGGTGCTGCTAGCGATGGCACTGGTGGTTATACTGGCAACCGGGATGACACGCCAACAAAGCCTTCGAGTGTTCAAAGCAGGGCATTATTTGGCCCAGCAGCAAGGGCTGAGTGTGGCTTTGGGTGCAGAAGCGTTCGCCCGCCAGATACTGATCAAAGACCACGACGAAGACAAAGAAGCGGGAACGCCAATCGACAGTCTGGACGAATTCTGGGCGGCCAACTCCGTTGTACTGCCTTTAGATGACGATGGCGTAGCCGAGATACAGCTGGACGATTTGGGAGGCAGGCTAAATCTGAACGATCTGATTGGTGCGGATAACGAGCCAGACCCTGTCAGCCGGGAACGCTTGGACCGATTACTGCAGAACCTTCAGATAACCGGCCTGAAAGCCGATGTGTTCATTGATTGGGAGGATGCCAACGACCAGACCATCAGTGCTTTTGGCGCCGAAGACGGTCAATATCTGCTGGCGCAGCCCGGTTACCGGGCGGGCAATCAGAAATTTGCCAGCGTAACCGAGTTACGCCTGCTGGAAGGCATGACCGAAGAAGCTTATCAGACGCTTCGGCCCTTCGTAGCGGCGCTGCCGGTCAGTGGCCTGGGTATCAATGTAAACACCGCCAGCGCGGAAGTGTTACGAACCCTGCATGCGGATTTGAGTGCAGCCCAAGTGAATGCGGTAATTGACCTGCGAAAAGAACAACGCTTCGAGAACATCAAAGATTTTCTGGCGTTGCCGCAATTTTCCGGTCTAGGCTTGAGACCAGAGGGCCTGACGTTGCAGACCCGATTTTTTGAGGTTGTTGCAAGAATTACCTACGATAAGCGAGTTGTACACATGGTTAGCACTGTTTACCGCGACCCGGAGGGTAAGGTGTCTACGTTGCACCGGGACACAGGGCAAAAAAACCGAATTACCAAAGCGCCGTTTACCATTTTGGAAGGATAA